Proteins encoded by one window of Candidatus Mesenet endosymbiont of Phosphuga atrata:
- a CDS encoding 6,7-dimethyl-8-ribityllumazine synthase — MSKVLIVISDYYKDISDYLLAGAKEKLDDKGIQYDELYVPGAFEIPAAIVFSIMSDRSSYNGYLALGCVIRGETDHYHYVCKGVIGSLGEIAIQHAVPLGMGIITADSKERVLIRADKNQRNVGGNAALAMLRMMEICSKFLK; from the coding sequence GTGTCTAAAGTACTTATTGTAATTTCAGATTATTATAAAGACATATCTGACTACCTACTAGCTGGTGCCAAAGAGAAATTGGATGACAAAGGTATTCAGTATGATGAACTCTATGTGCCAGGTGCATTTGAAATTCCGGCTGCAATTGTTTTTTCAATTATGAGTGATCGTAGCAGTTACAATGGCTATTTAGCACTTGGGTGCGTAATACGTGGGGAAACAGATCACTATCACTATGTTTGCAAAGGAGTAATTGGGTCTTTAGGTGAGATTGCCATCCAACATGCTGTACCCTTAGGCATGGGTATAATTACAGCTGATAGTAAAGAGAGAGTCTTAATCAGAGCTGATAAAAACCAAAGAAATGTTGGTGGTAATGCAGCTTTAGCGATGTTACGAATGATGGAAATATGTAGTAAATTTTTAAAATAA